Proteins from one Roseovarius nanhaiticus genomic window:
- a CDS encoding aldehyde dehydrogenase family protein, which produces MIEKRQFYINGNWVDPASSTECQVINPSNEEPCAVVTLGNQADTDAAVAAAKSAFPAWMNTSPAERIALVEKLQKVYDARAEDMAQAISLEMGAPIELARQQQAAAGSGHIAAFLKAAKEYEFEHQHDPNTPGSYIRNEPIGVAALITPWNWPMNQVTLKVIAAAVAGCTMVLKPSEESPLSSMVFAEMMHEAGFPPGVFNLVNGDGTGVGTQLTEHPDVDMISFTGSSRAGKLISKGAAETLKRVSLELGGKGANLVFADADDAAVERGVRHCMNNSGQSCNAPTRMIVQREVYDAAVEKAAEIANSIKVGPADQEGDHIGPVVNKVQFDKIQDLIQQGIDEGARLVAGGVGRPDGLNRGFYVKPTVFADVNNNMVVAREEIFGPVLSIIPFDTEEEGIAIANDTPYGLTDYLQTQDKGRAARVARALRAGMVEVNGRSRGEGAPFGGMKQSGNGREGGPWGIEDFIEVKSVSGYDPKAA; this is translated from the coding sequence ATGATCGAGAAACGTCAATTCTACATCAACGGAAACTGGGTCGATCCGGCCAGCAGCACCGAATGCCAGGTCATCAATCCCTCGAATGAGGAGCCGTGCGCCGTCGTCACCTTGGGCAATCAAGCTGACACCGATGCCGCGGTCGCTGCCGCGAAATCCGCGTTCCCGGCATGGATGAATACCTCGCCCGCCGAGCGCATCGCGCTGGTCGAAAAACTGCAAAAGGTCTACGATGCCCGCGCCGAGGATATGGCACAGGCCATCAGCCTCGAGATGGGCGCGCCCATCGAGCTGGCACGCCAGCAGCAGGCCGCCGCCGGTTCGGGCCATATCGCCGCGTTCCTGAAGGCCGCCAAGGAATATGAATTCGAGCATCAGCACGATCCGAACACCCCCGGCAGCTACATCCGCAACGAGCCGATCGGCGTCGCCGCGCTGATCACGCCGTGGAACTGGCCGATGAACCAGGTCACGCTCAAGGTGATCGCTGCCGCCGTCGCGGGCTGCACAATGGTGCTAAAGCCCAGCGAGGAATCGCCTCTGTCGTCGATGGTTTTCGCCGAAATGATGCACGAGGCGGGCTTCCCGCCGGGCGTCTTCAACCTCGTCAACGGTGATGGCACGGGCGTCGGCACCCAGCTGACCGAGCATCCCGATGTCGACATGATCAGCTTCACCGGCTCGTCCCGCGCGGGCAAGCTGATCTCAAAGGGCGCCGCCGAGACGCTCAAGCGCGTGTCGCTGGAGTTGGGCGGCAAGGGCGCCAATCTGGTCTTTGCGGACGCCGACGATGCGGCCGTCGAGCGCGGCGTGCGCCACTGCATGAACAACTCGGGCCAGTCGTGCAACGCGCCGACCCGCATGATCGTGCAGCGCGAGGTCTATGACGCTGCTGTTGAGAAGGCCGCCGAGATTGCCAATTCGATCAAGGTCGGCCCCGCCGATCAGGAGGGCGATCACATCGGCCCGGTCGTCAACAAGGTCCAATTCGACAAGATCCAGGACCTGATTCAGCAGGGCATCGACGAGGGCGCGCGCTTGGTCGCGGGCGGCGTGGGCCGGCCCGATGGCCTCAACCGCGGCTTTTACGTCAAGCCGACGGTCTTTGCGGATGTGAACAACAACATGGTCGTCGCCCGCGAAGAGATCTTTGGCCCGGTCCTGTCGATCATCCCCTTTGACACCGAGGAAGAAGGCATCGCCATCGCCAATGACACGCCCTACGGCCTGACCGACTACTTGCAAACGCAGGACAAGGGCCGCGCCGCCCGCGTCGCCCGCGCCCTGCGCGCCGGCATGGTCGAGGTCAACGGCAGGAGCCGTGGCGAGGGCGCGCCCTTTGGCGGTATGAAGCAGTCCGGCAACGGGCGCGAAGGCGGCCCTTGGGGCATCGAGGATTTCATCGAGGTGAAGTCGGTCTCGGGCTACGATCCCAAGGCGGCCTGA
- a CDS encoding peroxiredoxin, translating to MALRINDTVPDFTAETDHGTIKFHDFIGDSWAILFSHPKDFTPVCTTEFGAVARLSDEWEKRGTKVIGVSVDSAEEHKKWKGDIEKVAGTTAGFPIIADEGLEVSKAFDMLPAEAYMPDGRTPNDSATVRAVFIIGPDKKLKLSMTYPMNVGRNFAEVLRALDGLQTAAKAGVATPADWQVGQDVVIPTALNDADAKEKFGDFETVLPYLRMTKLKG from the coding sequence ATGGCATTGCGCATCAACGACACCGTCCCCGATTTCACCGCCGAGACGGACCACGGCACCATCAAGTTTCACGATTTCATCGGTGACAGCTGGGCTATCCTGTTCTCGCACCCCAAGGATTTCACACCCGTCTGCACCACCGAATTCGGCGCCGTCGCGCGCCTGTCCGATGAGTGGGAAAAGCGCGGCACCAAGGTGATTGGCGTCTCGGTCGACAGCGCCGAAGAGCACAAGAAATGGAAGGGCGACATTGAGAAAGTCGCCGGGACAACCGCAGGCTTTCCCATCATCGCCGATGAGGGGCTGGAAGTGTCCAAAGCCTTCGACATGCTGCCTGCCGAGGCGTATATGCCCGACGGCCGCACCCCGAACGACAGCGCGACGGTGCGCGCGGTCTTCATCATCGGGCCCGACAAGAAGCTGAAACTGTCGATGACATATCCGATGAACGTGGGCCGCAACTTTGCCGAGGTTCTGCGCGCGCTGGATGGTTTGCAAACAGCCGCCAAGGCTGGCGTCGCCACCCCTGCCGATTGGCAGGTGGGGCAGGACGTTGTCATTCCGACAGCGCTGAACGACGCCGATGCCAAGGAAAAGTTCGGAGATTTCGAGACCGTTTTGCCCTATCTGCGCATGACCAAGCTCAAGGGCTGA
- a CDS encoding lytic transglycosylase domain-containing protein: MLLRAAIVLSLGFLAACAGTPPKETPTVSTSSSTALYPGETPEIRQLVNKYADHYQVPRKLVHKVIQRESDYRPHARNGPYYGMMQILPATARGMGFAGRDTDLLDAETNLHFAVKYLRGAWMVSDGDIDEAVMWYARGYYYEARNRCLLVETELKTREIAKHCS, from the coding sequence ATGCTCTTGCGCGCTGCAATCGTTCTCTCGCTAGGCTTTTTGGCCGCCTGCGCAGGGACCCCGCCCAAGGAGACGCCCACTGTTTCCACCAGCTCGTCCACGGCGCTCTATCCCGGTGAAACGCCGGAGATCCGGCAATTGGTCAACAAATACGCAGATCATTACCAGGTGCCCCGCAAGCTGGTGCACAAGGTCATCCAACGCGAGAGCGATTATCGCCCCCACGCGCGCAACGGCCCCTATTACGGAATGATGCAGATTCTGCCTGCCACAGCCCGCGGCATGGGATTTGCGGGCCGGGATACGGACCTGCTCGATGCCGAGACCAATCTTCATTTCGCGGTCAAATATCTGCGTGGGGCGTGGATGGTGTCGGACGGTGATATCGACGAGGCGGTAATGTGGTACGCGCGCGGGTATTACTACGAGGCGCGCAATCGTTGCCTTCTGGTCGAGACCGAGCTGAAAACACGCGAGATCGCCAAGCATTGCAGCTAA
- a CDS encoding EVE domain-containing protein codes for MQYWLFKSEPSAWSWQEQVARGDAGEQWDGVRNYQARNVMRQMALGDRGFFYHSQAERAIVGIVEICAEAHPDTTTDDPRWDCVDIRAVMPVEAPVTLDAIKADPRLADMPLVRQPRLSVQPVSAEAWRIICDMAGVDPSS; via the coding sequence ATGCAATACTGGCTCTTCAAATCCGAACCCTCGGCCTGGAGCTGGCAGGAGCAGGTGGCACGCGGCGACGCGGGCGAGCAGTGGGACGGCGTGCGCAACTACCAGGCGCGCAATGTCATGCGGCAGATGGCGTTGGGCGATCGTGGCTTTTTCTATCACAGTCAGGCCGAGCGTGCGATTGTCGGCATCGTCGAGATTTGCGCCGAAGCGCATCCCGACACAACCACCGATGATCCGCGCTGGGACTGCGTCGATATCCGCGCGGTGATGCCGGTGGAGGCGCCCGTCACGCTGGATGCGATCAAGGCAGACCCGCGCCTGGCCGATATGCCGCTGGTGCGCCAGCCGCGCCTGTCGGTCCAGCCGGTCAGCGCCGAGGCGTGGCGCATCATCTGCGACATGGCGGGCGTTGACCCTTCGTCATAA
- a CDS encoding YciI family protein produces the protein MLIALIARDKPGALQIRLDTRDAHVAYLKASDAVSQAGPLLNEAGEMCGSLVVLDVEDMDAARAWAGADPYAHADLFESVELIPWKKVI, from the coding sequence ATGCTGATCGCCCTGATCGCCCGCGACAAACCCGGCGCATTGCAAATCCGCCTCGACACGCGCGACGCGCATGTCGCTTATCTGAAGGCGTCGGATGCAGTATCGCAGGCCGGACCGCTCTTGAACGAGGCAGGCGAGATGTGCGGATCGCTGGTGGTGCTGGATGTCGAGGATATGGACGCCGCCCGTGCCTGGGCCGGCGCCGATCCCTACGCCCACGCGGACCTTTTCGAAAGTGTCGAGTTGATCCCGTGGAAGAAGGTTATCTAG
- the tsaD gene encoding tRNA (adenosine(37)-N6)-threonylcarbamoyltransferase complex transferase subunit TsaD: MSNTLTILGIESSCDDTAAAILRVPDDGAPQILAQTVQGQGQLHADFGGVVPEIAARAHAEKLDICVAEVLRDAVLGLQGMDAIAVTAGPGLIGGVMSGVMCAKGLATGAGLPLIGVNHLAGHALTPRLTDGVAYPYLMLLVSGGHCQFLRVGGPQDFTRLGGTIDDAPGEAFDKTARLLGLPQPGGPSVEAEAALGDPARHAFPRPMLDRPGCDMSFSGLKTAILRARDAIVADKGGLTRQDRRDLCAGFQAAMQDVLAEKTRRALAACPDLGVIAVAGGVAANEAIRGALMGVAEAAGVRFVAPPLALCTDNAAMIAYAGAELYRAGQRDDMTLSARPRWPLDAAAPSMLGSGKKGAKA, translated from the coding sequence ATGAGCAATACCCTCACCATCCTCGGCATCGAGAGCAGCTGCGACGATACGGCGGCGGCAATCCTGCGCGTGCCGGACGACGGCGCGCCACAGATCCTCGCCCAGACGGTGCAGGGACAGGGGCAACTCCACGCCGACTTCGGCGGTGTCGTCCCCGAGATCGCGGCGCGCGCCCATGCCGAGAAGCTGGACATCTGCGTGGCCGAAGTGCTGCGGGATGCGGTCCTTGGGCTGCAGGGCATGGACGCCATCGCGGTGACCGCCGGGCCCGGCCTGATCGGCGGAGTCATGTCGGGCGTGATGTGCGCCAAGGGTCTGGCCACCGGCGCGGGTCTGCCGCTGATCGGGGTCAATCATCTGGCGGGCCATGCGCTGACGCCGCGTTTGACCGATGGCGTTGCCTATCCCTACCTCATGCTGCTGGTCTCGGGCGGGCATTGCCAGTTCCTTCGGGTCGGCGGCCCCCAGGACTTCACCCGGCTGGGCGGCACGATAGATGACGCCCCCGGCGAAGCGTTCGACAAGACCGCGCGCCTTCTGGGCTTGCCGCAGCCCGGCGGCCCGTCGGTCGAGGCAGAGGCAGCGCTGGGGGATCCCGCGCGCCACGCCTTTCCGCGCCCGATGCTGGACCGGCCCGGATGCGATATGTCCTTTTCCGGGCTCAAGACAGCCATCCTGCGCGCCCGCGACGCCATCGTGGCGGACAAGGGCGGGCTGACGCGGCAGGACCGGCGCGACCTCTGCGCCGGGTTCCAGGCCGCGATGCAGGATGTGCTGGCCGAAAAGACGCGCCGCGCGCTGGCCGCCTGCCCCGATCTGGGCGTGATCGCCGTGGCGGGCGGCGTCGCGGCAAACGAGGCCATTCGCGGCGCGCTGATGGGCGTGGCCGAGGCGGCGGGCGTCCGCTTTGTCGCGCCGCCCCTCGCGCTTTGTACCGACAATGCCGCGATGATCGCCTATGCGGGGGCCGAACTTTACCGCGCGGGCCAGCGTGATGACATGACCCTTTCGGCGCGGCCCCGATGGCCGCTGGACGCCGCCGCGCCCTCGATGCTGGGCTCGGGCAAGAAAGGCGCCAAGGCGTAA
- a CDS encoding uroporphyrinogen-III synthase yields the protein MPPTVLITRPEPYGAEFAAALQDLPGEALPVILSPALVIEGRGALPDLAPYRWLIFTSRNGVRRYAELSARRDIPAYAVGDATAEEARRIGLRAVSAQGDARDLIARIKADGKPGPMLHLRGEHAAADLARALLAVGITADQAIIYAQTPAPLSDAARAALASDAPVIAPLFSPRSAAALFDGATPAAPVVALAISAAAAARVPDGAVREMLVAERPDAGAMLRAWPEAVSAAYRLEGTKRAQ from the coding sequence TTGCCCCCTACCGTTCTGATCACGCGCCCCGAGCCTTACGGGGCCGAATTTGCCGCGGCGCTGCAGGATCTGCCGGGCGAGGCTCTGCCGGTGATCCTGTCGCCCGCTCTGGTGATCGAGGGGCGCGGCGCCTTGCCCGACCTGGCGCCCTACCGCTGGCTGATCTTTACGTCGCGCAACGGCGTGCGCCGCTACGCCGAGCTGAGCGCGCGGCGTGATATTCCGGCCTACGCGGTTGGCGATGCCACCGCCGAAGAGGCGCGGCGCATTGGTTTGCGGGCGGTTTCGGCGCAAGGCGACGCACGCGATTTGATCGCGCGGATCAAGGCGGATGGCAAGCCGGGGCCGATGCTGCACCTGCGCGGGGAACATGCGGCGGCGGATCTGGCACGCGCGCTGTTGGCCGTTGGCATCACTGCCGATCAGGCGATCATCTACGCGCAGACGCCCGCCCCGCTCAGCGACGCCGCGCGCGCGGCGCTTGCCTCGGACGCCCCGGTCATTGCGCCGCTCTTCTCGCCGCGCAGTGCGGCCGCACTATTTGATGGCGCTACGCCTGCGGCGCCTGTCGTGGCCCTGGCGATCAGTGCCGCTGCGGCGGCGCGTGTGCCCGACGGCGCGGTGCGCGAGATGCTGGTCGCGGAGCGGCCCGATGCGGGCGCCATGCTGCGCGCATGGCCCGAGGCGGTATCGGCGGCCTATCGCCTTGAGGGAACAAAGCGCGCGCAGTAA
- a CDS encoding heme biosynthesis protein HemY, protein MLWSIIKIVVFLALVVLVTFGVSHLLELDGGVRIVMAGVELNLTPLKAVIALSLLILGLWLLLKLASLLIAVLKFINGDETALSRHFDRNRQEKGYRALSEGMMALASGEGDIAMARAAKAERYLRKPALTNLVTAQAAEMQGNRAKAEEVYKRLLKDDRTRFVGVRGILRQKLADGDTDTALKLAQTAFGLKPAHPEIQDTLLRLQTSQEDWTGARQTLGAKLKHGNIPRDVHKRRDAVLALSAARDIAVEGKTVEAREAAIEANKLSPHLIPAAVMAARSYIAQGAPRYAARVIRKAWDQQPHPDLAAAFAAIAPDETPQARLKRFKKLTDARPDHRESKLVEAELNLAAEDFPGARRALGDLVEKDPDARVLTIMAAIEKGEGAADRVVKGWLARAMAAPRGPQWICGKCQHIHGEWAPACDHCEAFDTLEWKTPPQNDVTSPTGIEMLPLIMGDLDETSATDVANVVDAEIVQDAPETSAESETAEAKK, encoded by the coding sequence ATGTTGTGGTCAATCATCAAGATCGTCGTTTTCCTGGCCCTCGTCGTTCTGGTCACGTTCGGCGTGTCCCACCTGCTCGAGTTGGATGGTGGTGTGCGTATCGTCATGGCCGGGGTCGAGCTGAACCTGACGCCGCTCAAGGCCGTTATCGCGCTGTCGCTGCTGATTCTGGGCCTGTGGCTGTTGCTCAAGCTGGCGTCGCTGCTGATCGCGGTGCTGAAATTCATCAACGGCGATGAGACGGCATTGTCGCGTCACTTTGATCGCAACCGGCAGGAAAAGGGCTACCGCGCCCTGTCCGAAGGGATGATGGCGCTGGCCTCGGGCGAGGGGGACATTGCCATGGCCCGCGCCGCCAAGGCCGAGCGGTACTTGCGCAAGCCCGCGCTGACCAACCTCGTGACCGCTCAGGCGGCCGAGATGCAGGGCAACCGTGCCAAGGCCGAGGAGGTGTATAAGCGCCTCCTCAAGGATGATCGCACCCGGTTTGTGGGTGTGCGCGGCATCTTGCGGCAAAAGCTGGCGGATGGGGATACCGACACGGCACTGAAACTGGCGCAGACGGCGTTTGGCCTCAAGCCCGCGCATCCGGAAATTCAGGACACGCTCTTGCGCTTGCAGACCAGTCAGGAGGATTGGACCGGTGCGCGCCAGACGCTGGGCGCCAAGCTCAAGCATGGCAATATCCCGCGCGACGTCCACAAGCGGCGCGACGCGGTGTTGGCCCTGTCGGCAGCGCGCGACATCGCCGTCGAGGGCAAGACTGTCGAGGCGCGCGAGGCGGCGATCGAGGCGAACAAGCTGTCGCCCCACCTCATTCCCGCCGCTGTCATGGCCGCGCGCAGCTATATCGCCCAAGGCGCGCCGCGCTACGCCGCGCGCGTCATCCGCAAGGCATGGGATCAGCAGCCGCATCCCGATCTGGCCGCCGCCTTTGCCGCCATTGCGCCAGACGAGACGCCGCAGGCCCGCCTCAAGCGGTTCAAGAAGCTGACCGACGCGCGGCCAGATCACCGCGAATCGAAGCTGGTCGAGGCCGAGTTGAACCTTGCCGCCGAGGATTTCCCCGGCGCGCGCCGCGCGCTCGGTGATCTGGTCGAAAAAGACCCTGACGCGCGCGTTCTGACAATCATGGCCGCAATCGAGAAGGGTGAGGGCGCCGCCGACCGTGTGGTCAAGGGCTGGCTTGCCCGCGCCATGGCCGCGCCGCGCGGTCCGCAATGGATCTGCGGCAAATGCCAGCATATCCACGGCGAATGGGCGCCCGCCTGCGATCATTGCGAAGCGTTCGACACGCTGGAGTGGAAAACGCCGCCACAAAACGACGTGACCTCGCCCACGGGTATCGAAATGCTGCCCCTCATCATGGGCGATCTGGACGAGACGAGCGCCACCGATGTGGCAAATGTCGTCGACGCCGAAATCGTGCAGGACGCGCCCGAAACGAGTGCGGAGAGCGAAACGGCAGAGGCCAAAAAATAG
- a CDS encoding transporter substrate-binding domain-containing protein gives MTFKFKKLALASAIGLGMASGAMAQDTVRVATDPSFVPFEMMDQETGEMTGFDMDIIREIGKRAGFTPDINTMDFNGIIPALQTGNVDIAIAGITITDERKEIVDFSDPYYDSGLQVLVGSDQEGVAEIDDLEGMKIGTKIGSTSYDFLTEKFGDSADITPYPGSADMYMALVGGSVDAVFYDAPNVGYFSQTRGEGRVKVVGPLYEGQQYGIAFPQGSERVEAVNEALAAMREDGTYDEIHAKWFGKSEQ, from the coding sequence ATGACATTCAAATTCAAGAAATTGGCACTGGCCAGCGCAATCGGTCTTGGTATGGCCTCGGGCGCGATGGCTCAGGATACGGTTCGCGTCGCGACCGACCCCAGCTTTGTGCCCTTCGAGATGATGGATCAGGAAACCGGTGAGATGACCGGCTTTGACATGGACATCATCCGCGAGATCGGGAAGCGGGCGGGCTTTACCCCGGACATCAACACGATGGATTTCAACGGTATCATTCCCGCGCTTCAAACGGGCAACGTGGATATCGCGATCGCCGGCATCACCATCACCGATGAGCGCAAGGAAATCGTCGACTTTTCGGATCCCTATTACGACAGCGGCCTTCAGGTTCTGGTCGGCAGCGACCAGGAAGGTGTCGCTGAGATCGACGATCTGGAAGGCATGAAGATCGGCACCAAGATCGGCTCGACCAGCTATGACTTCCTGACCGAGAAATTCGGTGATAGCGCCGATATCACGCCCTATCCGGGCTCGGCCGACATGTATATGGCACTGGTCGGCGGGAGTGTTGACGCCGTGTTCTATGACGCCCCCAATGTCGGCTACTTCTCGCAGACGCGCGGCGAAGGCCGGGTCAAGGTCGTCGGTCCGCTCTATGAAGGCCAGCAATATGGCATCGCTTTCCCCCAGGGCAGCGAACGTGTCGAGGCCGTGAACGAGGCGCTGGCCGCCATGCGCGAAGATGGCACCTATGACGAGATCCACGCAAAATGGTTTGGCAAGAGCGAGCAGTAA
- a CDS encoding amino acid ABC transporter ATP-binding protein, which translates to MSNDNTKSQSTDPIVKMDKLNKHFGTLHVLKDVDLDVTPGEVVVIIGASGSGKSTLIRCINGLEEFQSGSLEVDGKELLPHGKATKALQTIRTEVGMVFQQFNLFPHMTVLDNVTLAPMKVRGASRDEAEKTAERLLERVGIADQARKHPTQLSGGQQQRVALARALAMEPRLMLFDEPTSALDPEMIGEVLDAMRELAREGMTMVIVTHEMTFAREVADRVIYIHSGEIVEQGSPDDVFDNPQNERTQSFLARVLTH; encoded by the coding sequence ATGAGCAACGACAACACAAAAAGTCAGTCGACCGACCCCATCGTCAAGATGGACAAGTTGAACAAGCATTTCGGCACGCTCCATGTGTTGAAGGATGTCGATCTGGATGTCACGCCCGGCGAGGTCGTCGTGATCATCGGCGCCAGCGGCTCGGGCAAGTCGACCCTCATCCGCTGCATCAACGGGTTGGAAGAGTTCCAATCCGGCAGCCTCGAGGTCGATGGCAAGGAATTGCTGCCGCACGGCAAGGCAACCAAGGCGCTGCAGACCATCCGTACCGAGGTTGGGATGGTGTTTCAGCAGTTCAACCTTTTTCCCCACATGACCGTGCTGGATAACGTGACGCTCGCGCCCATGAAGGTGCGCGGCGCCAGCAGGGATGAGGCCGAGAAAACGGCAGAGCGGCTGCTGGAGCGTGTCGGCATTGCGGACCAGGCGCGCAAGCATCCGACCCAGCTGTCGGGCGGGCAGCAGCAGCGCGTGGCACTGGCCCGCGCGCTGGCCATGGAGCCGCGCCTGATGCTCTTCGACGAGCCGACTTCGGCACTGGACCCCGAAATGATCGGCGAGGTTCTGGACGCAATGCGCGAGCTTGCTCGCGAGGGAATGACCATGGTCATCGTAACCCACGAGATGACCTTTGCCCGCGAGGTGGCGGACAGGGTTATCTACATTCATAGCGGTGAAATCGTCGAACAGGGCAGCCCCGATGACGTCTTTGATAATCCGCAGAATGAGCGGACGCAAAGCTTCCTTGCGCGGGTTCTGACGCACTAG
- a CDS encoding ABC transporter permease, translating to MIGTILRRVYMAAFALFLIGPIIVITAVSFNAQKFIAFPPRGFSLRWYGAIFGEADWFGALINSLTIAALSALLATAIALPVAYMAWRYGLRYARALFALGIAPFILPPVIMALAFLIFFSSVGVNGLMINVIIAHAIFLLALPLVTISLGLESIDRALIEVAQTMGASGWTVFRTVIAPIAAPFALAGFAFCFVLSLNEYIIALMTVGFTVETLPVKIFNALRYGYTPVIASIAVLFLIVNITVFSLIARFSNLARILGAMD from the coding sequence ATGATCGGAACCATCCTGCGCCGCGTTTACATGGCGGCCTTCGCGTTGTTCCTGATAGGTCCGATCATCGTCATAACGGCGGTGTCGTTCAACGCGCAGAAGTTCATCGCCTTCCCGCCGCGCGGCTTTTCGCTGCGCTGGTATGGGGCGATCTTCGGCGAGGCGGACTGGTTCGGCGCGCTGATCAACTCGCTCACCATCGCCGCGCTCTCGGCGCTGCTGGCGACGGCCATCGCGCTGCCGGTGGCCTACATGGCGTGGCGTTATGGCCTGCGTTATGCCCGCGCGCTTTTCGCGCTTGGCATCGCGCCCTTCATCCTGCCGCCCGTGATCATGGCGCTTGCGTTCCTGATCTTCTTCTCCAGCGTCGGCGTCAACGGGCTGATGATCAATGTCATCATCGCCCATGCGATCTTCCTGCTGGCCCTGCCGCTGGTCACAATCTCGCTGGGTCTCGAGAGCATAGACAGGGCGCTAATCGAGGTGGCGCAGACCATGGGCGCGTCAGGCTGGACGGTGTTCCGCACCGTGATCGCGCCCATCGCGGCACCTTTTGCGTTGGCGGGTTTTGCCTTCTGCTTCGTGCTCAGCCTCAATGAATATATCATCGCGTTGATGACGGTGGGCTTCACTGTGGAAACCCTGCCCGTCAAAATCTTCAACGCGCTGCGCTATGGCTATACTCCTGTGATCGCCTCGATTGCGGTGCTGTTCCTGATCGTCAACATCACCGTTTTTTCGCTGATCGCACGGTTCAGCAATCTTGCGCGGATCTTGGGCGCCATGGACTGA
- a CDS encoding ABC transporter permease, which yields MQRPRAMSAGKPGIGRYVALLPSSVMIGIFFAIPFALILAVSVASPADDADFRLGFDLQHFDRFATWFYIERALFSAGLCALIAAISMAVAFPFTYFLTTFKRKAQDLWLIYILAQLSLSEVLIAFSWQILLSRTSGIGNILAWLGVVEKSFSMTPSAGAVVAALVYLTIPFSVLLLFPALSRMDRSLLEAARTLGASPLRTFFTVVIPVTRQAIISGSVTVFVLTLGAIIVPQVLGAPQHWTLSVLITDQAIFNFNMPFASALAVVLLVLSASVIAAVSWLGRRSEP from the coding sequence GTGCAGCGTCCTCGCGCCATGAGCGCCGGCAAGCCCGGCATCGGGCGCTACGTCGCGCTTCTTCCGTCCTCGGTGATGATCGGGATTTTCTTCGCCATTCCCTTCGCGCTGATCCTTGCGGTCAGCGTGGCCAGCCCCGCCGACGATGCCGATTTCCGCCTCGGCTTTGACCTGCAGCATTTCGACCGCTTCGCGACATGGTTCTACATCGAACGCGCGCTGTTTTCGGCCGGGCTCTGCGCGCTGATCGCTGCGATCAGCATGGCCGTGGCGTTCCCGTTCACCTATTTCCTGACCACCTTCAAACGCAAGGCTCAGGATCTGTGGCTGATCTACATCCTCGCGCAGCTGTCCCTGTCCGAAGTGCTGATCGCCTTCAGCTGGCAGATCCTGCTGTCGCGCACATCGGGCATCGGCAATATCCTCGCCTGGCTGGGCGTCGTCGAGAAAAGTTTTTCGATGACGCCCTCTGCTGGCGCGGTCGTGGCGGCGCTGGTCTATCTCACCATCCCCTTCTCGGTGCTCCTGCTCTTCCCGGCGCTCAGCCGCATGGACCGCAGCCTGCTGGAGGCCGCGCGCACACTGGGCGCCTCGCCGCTGCGCACCTTCTTCACGGTTGTCATCCCGGTCACGCGCCAAGCGATCATCTCGGGCAGCGTCACCGTCTTCGTGCTGACGCTGGGCGCGATCATCGTGCCGCAAGTGCTGGGCGCGCCGCAGCACTGGACGCTTTCGGTGCTCATCACCGATCAGGCGATCTTCAACTTCAACATGCCCTTTGCCTCGGCGCTGGCGGTCGTCCTCTTGGTGCTCAGCGCCAGCGTGATCGCCGCCGTCTCGTGGCTGGGCCGGAGGAGCGAGCCATGA